In one window of Danaus plexippus chromosome 7, MEX_DaPlex, whole genome shotgun sequence DNA:
- the LOC116770589 gene encoding connectin-like, translating into MARWGILPLICVTFIFVEARFHQKRETKSHLCDPVYNNTNKIQCYCIKDTRKQDLIRSAECSLTDEIPADDDNWNSFDEIESVGKLSFRNARAITFKYIPTNALKHTKALSKLELKYGNIEVLESFAFANLSLVREITLTDNHIKVLKPNAFAHHKELVTVVLDMNEIVEINRDVFVDLPALEKIYLTSNKITTIHDRAFVHLVNLRDLQIDTNMLFSLNSETFAGLKKLEKLDLSSNSLEVIGDNTFLPLKNLQSLNLDGNNIQMLDEKAFNGLVKLRSLSLAHNKLTDIDNVKVFKDLKSLTLLNFKGNQLRILKSEVISPILHNFYNNISSLNVDDNDFPCDCRIDWFVSLMNKTGSPHLKLSVENMKCTPSNELRDKWIKVTESDKKDEEDQDNTAPSDDYEYYDESQLNGKLFYTDVRFLLNCSDENAKNIVTSSPPSTLVKQTKDTKELKASTAIPETTTTKNRYFDMGRDSESKDPKEKQSSYTTSRLATVSAKPVEKNDNIDIKQDTSKNGNKYDDREMASDEAKPDKIKAHSFRDIKDHDYNGAIKTAASAYALLAIFINFF; encoded by the exons ATGGCTCGCTGGGGTATACTTCCGTTGATTTGCGTTACATTCATCTTCGTCGAAGCTCGCTTCCACCAGAAACGTGAAACAAAATCTCACCTCTGCGATCCGGTGTACAACAACACGAACAAAATACAATGCTACTGCATTAAGGACACCCGTAAACAGGATTTGATACGTAGCGCTGAATGCTCACTGACAGACGAGATCCCCGCCGACGATGATAATTGGAATTCATTTGATGAAATAGAAAGCGTCGGCAAACTGTCTTTCAGGAATGCCAGAGCTATCACATTCAAATATATCCCGACGAACGCTCTCAAACATACCAAAGCCCTGTCTAAATTGGAATTGAAATATGGTAATATTGAAGTCTTAGAATCCTTTGCGTTTGCGAATCTGAGCCTTGTGAGAGAGATCACTCTGACGGATAATCATATCAAAGTTTTGAAACCTAACGCTTTCGCACATCACAAGGAACTCGTGACTGTTGTTTTGGACATGAACGAAATCGTCGAAATTAATCGCGATGTTTTCGTTGATTTACCAGCTCTTGAGAAGATTTATCTCACTAGCAACAAAATAACGACCATCCACGACAGAGCGTTCGTTCATTTGGTCAATTTGAGAGATTTGCAGATTGATACGAACATGCTGTTCAGTTTGAATAGCGAAACATTTGCTGGGTTGAAGAAGTTGGAGAAATTGGATCTGAGCAGCAATAGTTTGGAAGTCATCGGCGACAATACATTTTTGCCGTTAAAGAACTTGCAATCTCTGAATTTGGACGGAAATAACATTCAAATGTTGGATGAGAAAGCATTCAATGGTCTCGTTAAATTACGCTCCTTGTCGCTAGCTCACAACAAACTGACGGATATCGATAACGTAAAAGtattcaaagatttaaaatcattGACGCTGCTGAATTTTAAAGGCAACCAATTGAGAATTCTTAAATCGGAAGTGATTTCGCCTATTTTGCACAACTTctacaataatataagcaGTTTGAATGTGGATG ATAACGACTTCCCCTGCGACTGCAGAATAGATTGGTTCGTTTCGTTGATGAACAAAACCGGGAGTCCACATTTGAAGTTATCAGTGGAGAACATGAAGTGTACACCCAGCAACGAGCTCAGAGACAAATGGATCAAAGTGACGGAAAGTGATAAAAAAGATGAAGAAGATCAAGATAACACGGCCCCGAGTGACGATTACGAATATTACGATGAAAGTCAACTAAACGGGAAGCTTTTCTACACCGATGTTAGATTCCTTCTCAACTGTTCCGATGAAAATGCAAAAAACATCGTAACATCTAGCCCACCAAGCACATTGgtgaaacaaacaaaagacACGAAGGAATTGAAAGCATCAACTGCCATACCGGAGACAACGACGACCAAGAACAGATACTTTGATATGGGAAGAGATTCCGAAAGTAAGGATCCAAAGGAGAAGCAATCAAGCTACACAACAAGCAGACTCGCAACGGTCTCCGCGAAACCAGTGGAGAAAAATGATAACATCGATATTAAACAAGACACATCGAAGAACGGAAATAAATACGACGATCGCGAAATGGCGTCCGACGAAGCTAAGCCGGATAAAATTAAAGCTCATAGCTTTAGAGATATCAAAGACCACGATTATAACGGCGCTATTAAGACCGCAGCGTCGGCTTACGCGCTTCTcgctatatttattaatttcttctaA